A section of the Scleropages formosus chromosome 16, fSclFor1.1, whole genome shotgun sequence genome encodes:
- the LOC108933724 gene encoding atlastin-2-like isoform X2 has product MAEERELRNRSHSQRNCKSYVFSEGGSGVEEVPLRRTWVPPARGEELPEIGAACPVQIVLTDDEEHQFELDEGALESVLMQEHVRDLDVVVVSVAGAFRKGKSFLLDFMLRYMYNQKSNLWLGTDEDPLTGFSWRGGCERETTGIQVWSEVFVVDKPDGSKVAVLLVDTQGAFDSQSTIKDCATVFALSTMTSSVQVYNLTQNIQEDDLQHLQLFTEYGRLAMEEIYRKPFQTLMFLIRDWSYPYEHPYGLEGGKRFLEKRLQVKQNQHEELQNVRKHIHSCFSNISCFLLPHPGLKVATNPWFDGRLKDIDDDFKKELENLVPLLLSPEKLVVKEIGGSKVTCRDLVEYFKAYIKIYQGEELPHPKSMLQATAEANNLAAVAGAKDSYNKSMEQVCGGDKPYIAPADLERSHEEFKQSSIKQFRAVKKMGGEEFCRRYQEQLESELDEAYANFIKHNDSKNIFYAARTPATLFAVMFAMYIISGVTGFIGLNSIATVCNLVMGVALISLCIWAYVKYSGEFRELGAVIDQVAETLWEQRTPRKVFSKLFEVARSRMMGHTFVPAQRKRLSSNNNIKKKK; this is encoded by the exons atggCGGAGGAGAGAGAGTTGAGGAACCGCAGTCATTCACAGCGAAACTGTAAAAGCTATGTCTTCTCGGAAG GTGGGAGTGGTGTGGAGGAGGTACCACTAAGGCGGACATGGGTGCCACCAGCCCGTGGAGAGGAGTTGCCTGAAATAGGGGCAGCCTGCCCTGTCCAGATTGTACTGACAGATGATGAAGAGCACCAATTTGAACTGGACGAGGGCGCCCTGGAGAGCGTCCTCATGCAGGAACACGTGCGTGACCTGGACGTGGTGGTGGTGTCGGTGGCTGGCGCGTTCCGCAAGGGCAAGTCTTTCCTGCTTGATTTCATGCTGCGCTATATGTACAACCAG AAGTCTAACTTGTGGCTGGGCACGGATGAGGACCCTTTAACTGGCTTCTCCTGGAGGGGGGGTTGTGAGAGGGAGACGACGGGTATACAAGTGTGGAGCGAAGTGTTTGTGGTTGACAAACCAGATGGTAGCAAG GTGGCAGTTCTTTTAGTTGACACTCAGGGGGCCTTTGACAGCCAGTCAACAATTAAAGATTGTGCCACCGTGTTTGCACTGAGCACCATGACCAGCTCTGTCCAG GTTTATAACTTGACACAGAACATCCAAGAAGATGACCTACAGCATCTTCAG CTCTTCACAGAATATGGACGACTCGCCATGGAGGAAATCTATAGGAAACCTTTTCAG ACGCTTATGTTCCTAATAAGAGACTGGAGTTACCCCTATGAGCATCCGTATGGCTTAGAGGGAGGGAAGAGGTTCTTGGAGAAGAGACTGCAG GTCAAACAGAACCAACATGAGGAACTGCAGAATGTCAGGAAACATATCCATTCCTGCTTCTCCAATATCAGTTGCTTCCTGCTGCCACATCCTGGTCTCAAAGTTGCCACCAACCCTTGGTTTGATGGACGACTCAAAG ATATTGATGATGATTTTAAGAAGGAGTTGGAAAACCTTGTACCCTTGCTACTATCCCCAGAAAAACTAGTGGTGAAGGAGATTGGTggatccaaagtgacttgcagggATCTTGTTGAATATTTCAAA GCTTACATCAAGATATATCAAGGAGAGGAACTGCCTCATCCCAAGTCCATGTTACAG GCAACTGCTGAAGCCAACAACCTTGCAGCTGTTGCTGGGGCAAAGGATAGTTATAACAAAAGTATGGAGCAG GTGTGCGGCGGAGACAAGCCCTACATCGCTCCTGCAGACCTGGAACGTAGTCACGAGGAGTTCAAGCAAAGCTCAATCAAGCAGTTCCGTGCTGTGAAGAAGATGGGCGGCGAGGAGTTCTGCCGGCGCTaccaggagcagctggagagcgAGCTGGACGAAGCCTATGCCAACTTCATCAAGCACAATGACAGCAAGAACATCTTCTATGCTGCGCGCACGCCTGCCACCCTCTTTGCCGTTATGTTTGCCATGTACATCATCTCAGGAGTGACTGGATTCATTGGTTTGAACAGTATAGCCACAGTGTGCAACCTGGTCATGGGCGTGGCGCTGATATCCCTCTGCATATGGGCCTACGTCAAATACTCAGGGGAGTTCCGCGAACTGGGTGCAGTCATCGACCAGGTGGCCGAGACCCTCTGGGAACAG AGGACTCCACGAAAG GTGTTTTCCAAACTGTTTGAGGTGGCAAGAAGTCGCATGATGGGGCACACTTTTGTACcagcacagagaaagagacTATCCTCAAACAACAAtatcaagaagaaaaaatag
- the LOC108933724 gene encoding atlastin-2-like isoform X4: MAEERELRNRSHSQRNCKSYVFSEGGSGVEEVPLRRTWVPPARGEELPEIGAACPVQIVLTDDEEHQFELDEGALESVLMQEHVRDLDVVVVSVAGAFRKGKSFLLDFMLRYMYNQKSNLWLGTDEDPLTGFSWRGGCERETTGIQVWSEVFVVDKPDGSKVAVLLVDTQGAFDSQSTIKDCATVFALSTMTSSVQVYNLTQNIQEDDLQHLQLFTEYGRLAMEEIYRKPFQTLMFLIRDWSYPYEHPYGLEGGKRFLEKRLQVKQNQHEELQNVRKHIHSCFSNISCFLLPHPGLKVATNPWFDGRLKDIDDDFKKELENLVPLLLSPEKLVVKEIGGSKVTCRDLVEYFKAYIKIYQGEELPHPKSMLQATAEANNLAAVAGAKDSYNKSMEQVCGGDKPYIAPADLERSHEEFKQSSIKQFRAVKKMGGEEFCRRYQEQLESELDEAYANFIKHNDSKNIFYAARTPATLFAVMFAMYIISGVTGFIGLNSIATVCNLVMGVALISLCIWAYVKYSGEFRELGAVIDQVAETLWEQVFSKLFEVARSRMMGHTFVPAQRKRLSSNNNIKKKK, from the exons atggCGGAGGAGAGAGAGTTGAGGAACCGCAGTCATTCACAGCGAAACTGTAAAAGCTATGTCTTCTCGGAAG GTGGGAGTGGTGTGGAGGAGGTACCACTAAGGCGGACATGGGTGCCACCAGCCCGTGGAGAGGAGTTGCCTGAAATAGGGGCAGCCTGCCCTGTCCAGATTGTACTGACAGATGATGAAGAGCACCAATTTGAACTGGACGAGGGCGCCCTGGAGAGCGTCCTCATGCAGGAACACGTGCGTGACCTGGACGTGGTGGTGGTGTCGGTGGCTGGCGCGTTCCGCAAGGGCAAGTCTTTCCTGCTTGATTTCATGCTGCGCTATATGTACAACCAG AAGTCTAACTTGTGGCTGGGCACGGATGAGGACCCTTTAACTGGCTTCTCCTGGAGGGGGGGTTGTGAGAGGGAGACGACGGGTATACAAGTGTGGAGCGAAGTGTTTGTGGTTGACAAACCAGATGGTAGCAAG GTGGCAGTTCTTTTAGTTGACACTCAGGGGGCCTTTGACAGCCAGTCAACAATTAAAGATTGTGCCACCGTGTTTGCACTGAGCACCATGACCAGCTCTGTCCAG GTTTATAACTTGACACAGAACATCCAAGAAGATGACCTACAGCATCTTCAG CTCTTCACAGAATATGGACGACTCGCCATGGAGGAAATCTATAGGAAACCTTTTCAG ACGCTTATGTTCCTAATAAGAGACTGGAGTTACCCCTATGAGCATCCGTATGGCTTAGAGGGAGGGAAGAGGTTCTTGGAGAAGAGACTGCAG GTCAAACAGAACCAACATGAGGAACTGCAGAATGTCAGGAAACATATCCATTCCTGCTTCTCCAATATCAGTTGCTTCCTGCTGCCACATCCTGGTCTCAAAGTTGCCACCAACCCTTGGTTTGATGGACGACTCAAAG ATATTGATGATGATTTTAAGAAGGAGTTGGAAAACCTTGTACCCTTGCTACTATCCCCAGAAAAACTAGTGGTGAAGGAGATTGGTggatccaaagtgacttgcagggATCTTGTTGAATATTTCAAA GCTTACATCAAGATATATCAAGGAGAGGAACTGCCTCATCCCAAGTCCATGTTACAG GCAACTGCTGAAGCCAACAACCTTGCAGCTGTTGCTGGGGCAAAGGATAGTTATAACAAAAGTATGGAGCAG GTGTGCGGCGGAGACAAGCCCTACATCGCTCCTGCAGACCTGGAACGTAGTCACGAGGAGTTCAAGCAAAGCTCAATCAAGCAGTTCCGTGCTGTGAAGAAGATGGGCGGCGAGGAGTTCTGCCGGCGCTaccaggagcagctggagagcgAGCTGGACGAAGCCTATGCCAACTTCATCAAGCACAATGACAGCAAGAACATCTTCTATGCTGCGCGCACGCCTGCCACCCTCTTTGCCGTTATGTTTGCCATGTACATCATCTCAGGAGTGACTGGATTCATTGGTTTGAACAGTATAGCCACAGTGTGCAACCTGGTCATGGGCGTGGCGCTGATATCCCTCTGCATATGGGCCTACGTCAAATACTCAGGGGAGTTCCGCGAACTGGGTGCAGTCATCGACCAGGTGGCCGAGACCCTCTGGGAACAG GTGTTTTCCAAACTGTTTGAGGTGGCAAGAAGTCGCATGATGGGGCACACTTTTGTACcagcacagagaaagagacTATCCTCAAACAACAAtatcaagaagaaaaaatag
- the LOC108933724 gene encoding atlastin-2-like isoform X3 yields MAEERELRNRSHSQRNCKSYVFSEGGSGVEEVPLRRTWVPPARGEELPEIGAACPVQIVLTDDEEHQFELDEGALESVLMQEHVRDLDVVVVSVAGAFRKGKSFLLDFMLRYMYNQKSNLWLGTDEDPLTGFSWRGGCERETTGIQVWSEVFVVDKPDGSKVAVLLVDTQGAFDSQSTIKDCATVFALSTMTSSVQVYNLTQNIQEDDLQHLQLFTEYGRLAMEEIYRKPFQTLMFLIRDWSYPYEHPYGLEGGKRFLEKRLQVKQNQHEELQNVRKHIHSCFSNISCFLLPHPGLKVATNPWFDGRLKDIDDDFKKELENLVPLLLSPEKLVVKEIGGSKVTCRDLVEYFKAYIKIYQGEELPHPKSMLQATAEANNLAAVAGAKDSYNKSMEQVCGGDKPYIAPADLERSHEEFKQSSIKQFRAVKKMGGEEFCRRYQEQLESELDEAYANFIKHNDSKNIFYAARTPATLFAVMFAMYIISGVTGFIGLNSIATVCNLVMGVALISLCIWAYVKYSGEFRELGAVIDQVAETLWEQVLKPLSDHYMEDNIRQSVANSIKASLSEQVTQHAKLKAN; encoded by the exons atggCGGAGGAGAGAGAGTTGAGGAACCGCAGTCATTCACAGCGAAACTGTAAAAGCTATGTCTTCTCGGAAG GTGGGAGTGGTGTGGAGGAGGTACCACTAAGGCGGACATGGGTGCCACCAGCCCGTGGAGAGGAGTTGCCTGAAATAGGGGCAGCCTGCCCTGTCCAGATTGTACTGACAGATGATGAAGAGCACCAATTTGAACTGGACGAGGGCGCCCTGGAGAGCGTCCTCATGCAGGAACACGTGCGTGACCTGGACGTGGTGGTGGTGTCGGTGGCTGGCGCGTTCCGCAAGGGCAAGTCTTTCCTGCTTGATTTCATGCTGCGCTATATGTACAACCAG AAGTCTAACTTGTGGCTGGGCACGGATGAGGACCCTTTAACTGGCTTCTCCTGGAGGGGGGGTTGTGAGAGGGAGACGACGGGTATACAAGTGTGGAGCGAAGTGTTTGTGGTTGACAAACCAGATGGTAGCAAG GTGGCAGTTCTTTTAGTTGACACTCAGGGGGCCTTTGACAGCCAGTCAACAATTAAAGATTGTGCCACCGTGTTTGCACTGAGCACCATGACCAGCTCTGTCCAG GTTTATAACTTGACACAGAACATCCAAGAAGATGACCTACAGCATCTTCAG CTCTTCACAGAATATGGACGACTCGCCATGGAGGAAATCTATAGGAAACCTTTTCAG ACGCTTATGTTCCTAATAAGAGACTGGAGTTACCCCTATGAGCATCCGTATGGCTTAGAGGGAGGGAAGAGGTTCTTGGAGAAGAGACTGCAG GTCAAACAGAACCAACATGAGGAACTGCAGAATGTCAGGAAACATATCCATTCCTGCTTCTCCAATATCAGTTGCTTCCTGCTGCCACATCCTGGTCTCAAAGTTGCCACCAACCCTTGGTTTGATGGACGACTCAAAG ATATTGATGATGATTTTAAGAAGGAGTTGGAAAACCTTGTACCCTTGCTACTATCCCCAGAAAAACTAGTGGTGAAGGAGATTGGTggatccaaagtgacttgcagggATCTTGTTGAATATTTCAAA GCTTACATCAAGATATATCAAGGAGAGGAACTGCCTCATCCCAAGTCCATGTTACAG GCAACTGCTGAAGCCAACAACCTTGCAGCTGTTGCTGGGGCAAAGGATAGTTATAACAAAAGTATGGAGCAG GTGTGCGGCGGAGACAAGCCCTACATCGCTCCTGCAGACCTGGAACGTAGTCACGAGGAGTTCAAGCAAAGCTCAATCAAGCAGTTCCGTGCTGTGAAGAAGATGGGCGGCGAGGAGTTCTGCCGGCGCTaccaggagcagctggagagcgAGCTGGACGAAGCCTATGCCAACTTCATCAAGCACAATGACAGCAAGAACATCTTCTATGCTGCGCGCACGCCTGCCACCCTCTTTGCCGTTATGTTTGCCATGTACATCATCTCAGGAGTGACTGGATTCATTGGTTTGAACAGTATAGCCACAGTGTGCAACCTGGTCATGGGCGTGGCGCTGATATCCCTCTGCATATGGGCCTACGTCAAATACTCAGGGGAGTTCCGCGAACTGGGTGCAGTCATCGACCAGGTGGCCGAGACCCTCTGGGAACAG GTGTTGAAGCCTCTGAGTGATCACTATATGGAGGATAACATTAGGCAAAGCGTGGCAAATTCCATCAAAGCCAGTCTGAGCGAGCAGGTGACGCAGCACGCCAAGTTAAAGGCCAATTGA
- the LOC108933724 gene encoding atlastin-2-like isoform X1 translates to MAEERELRNRSHSQRNCKSYVFSEGGSGVEEVPLRRTWVPPARGEELPEIGAACPVQIVLTDDEEHQFELDEGALESVLMQEHVRDLDVVVVSVAGAFRKGKSFLLDFMLRYMYNQKSNLWLGTDEDPLTGFSWRGGCERETTGIQVWSEVFVVDKPDGSKVAVLLVDTQGAFDSQSTIKDCATVFALSTMTSSVQVYNLTQNIQEDDLQHLQLFTEYGRLAMEEIYRKPFQTLMFLIRDWSYPYEHPYGLEGGKRFLEKRLQVKQNQHEELQNVRKHIHSCFSNISCFLLPHPGLKVATNPWFDGRLKDIDDDFKKELENLVPLLLSPEKLVVKEIGGSKVTCRDLVEYFKAYIKIYQGEELPHPKSMLQATAEANNLAAVAGAKDSYNKSMEQVCGGDKPYIAPADLERSHEEFKQSSIKQFRAVKKMGGEEFCRRYQEQLESELDEAYANFIKHNDSKNIFYAARTPATLFAVMFAMYIISGVTGFIGLNSIATVCNLVMGVALISLCIWAYVKYSGEFRELGAVIDQVAETLWEQVCMLACRHPFVIAVLLLSSWNSRKLFPLLLLDHLSVFVHFRLSALLYLSSCHSPS, encoded by the exons atggCGGAGGAGAGAGAGTTGAGGAACCGCAGTCATTCACAGCGAAACTGTAAAAGCTATGTCTTCTCGGAAG GTGGGAGTGGTGTGGAGGAGGTACCACTAAGGCGGACATGGGTGCCACCAGCCCGTGGAGAGGAGTTGCCTGAAATAGGGGCAGCCTGCCCTGTCCAGATTGTACTGACAGATGATGAAGAGCACCAATTTGAACTGGACGAGGGCGCCCTGGAGAGCGTCCTCATGCAGGAACACGTGCGTGACCTGGACGTGGTGGTGGTGTCGGTGGCTGGCGCGTTCCGCAAGGGCAAGTCTTTCCTGCTTGATTTCATGCTGCGCTATATGTACAACCAG AAGTCTAACTTGTGGCTGGGCACGGATGAGGACCCTTTAACTGGCTTCTCCTGGAGGGGGGGTTGTGAGAGGGAGACGACGGGTATACAAGTGTGGAGCGAAGTGTTTGTGGTTGACAAACCAGATGGTAGCAAG GTGGCAGTTCTTTTAGTTGACACTCAGGGGGCCTTTGACAGCCAGTCAACAATTAAAGATTGTGCCACCGTGTTTGCACTGAGCACCATGACCAGCTCTGTCCAG GTTTATAACTTGACACAGAACATCCAAGAAGATGACCTACAGCATCTTCAG CTCTTCACAGAATATGGACGACTCGCCATGGAGGAAATCTATAGGAAACCTTTTCAG ACGCTTATGTTCCTAATAAGAGACTGGAGTTACCCCTATGAGCATCCGTATGGCTTAGAGGGAGGGAAGAGGTTCTTGGAGAAGAGACTGCAG GTCAAACAGAACCAACATGAGGAACTGCAGAATGTCAGGAAACATATCCATTCCTGCTTCTCCAATATCAGTTGCTTCCTGCTGCCACATCCTGGTCTCAAAGTTGCCACCAACCCTTGGTTTGATGGACGACTCAAAG ATATTGATGATGATTTTAAGAAGGAGTTGGAAAACCTTGTACCCTTGCTACTATCCCCAGAAAAACTAGTGGTGAAGGAGATTGGTggatccaaagtgacttgcagggATCTTGTTGAATATTTCAAA GCTTACATCAAGATATATCAAGGAGAGGAACTGCCTCATCCCAAGTCCATGTTACAG GCAACTGCTGAAGCCAACAACCTTGCAGCTGTTGCTGGGGCAAAGGATAGTTATAACAAAAGTATGGAGCAG GTGTGCGGCGGAGACAAGCCCTACATCGCTCCTGCAGACCTGGAACGTAGTCACGAGGAGTTCAAGCAAAGCTCAATCAAGCAGTTCCGTGCTGTGAAGAAGATGGGCGGCGAGGAGTTCTGCCGGCGCTaccaggagcagctggagagcgAGCTGGACGAAGCCTATGCCAACTTCATCAAGCACAATGACAGCAAGAACATCTTCTATGCTGCGCGCACGCCTGCCACCCTCTTTGCCGTTATGTTTGCCATGTACATCATCTCAGGAGTGACTGGATTCATTGGTTTGAACAGTATAGCCACAGTGTGCAACCTGGTCATGGGCGTGGCGCTGATATCCCTCTGCATATGGGCCTACGTCAAATACTCAGGGGAGTTCCGCGAACTGGGTGCAGTCATCGACCAGGTGGCCGAGACCCTCTGGGAACAGGTGTGTATGTTGGCATGCCGTCATCCGTTTGTCATAGCTGTGCTGCTTCTGTCCTCCTGGAATTCCAGAAAACTGTTCCCACTGCTGTTACTTGACCATCTGAGTGTATTTGTGCATTTTCGCCTCAGCGCTCTTCTTTACTTGTCGTCATGTCACTCTCCCTCCTAA
- the LOC108933725 gene encoding eukaryotic initiation factor 4A-III-like — protein sequence MAAATVPVKKRLLKDEDMTKVEFETSEEVDVTPTFDTMGLREDLLRGIYAYGFEKPSAIQQRAIKQIIKGRDVIAQSQSGTGKTATFCISVLQCLDIQVRETQALILAPTRELAGQIQKVLLALGDFMNVQCHSCIGGTNVGEDIRKLDYGQHVVAGTPGRVFDMIRRRSLRTRAIKMLVLDEADEMLNKGFKEQIYDVYRYLPPATQVVLISATLPHEILEMTNKFMTDPIRILVKRDELTLEGIKQFFVAVEREEWKFDTLCDLYDTLTITQAVIFCNTKRKVDWLTEKMREANFTVSSMHGDMPQKERDSIMKEFRSGASRVLISTDVWARGLDVPQVSLIINYDLPNNRELYIHRIGRSGRYGRKGVAINFVKNDDIRILRDIEQYYSTQIDEMPMNVADLI from the exons ATGGCGGCGGCCACGGTACCGGTGAAAAAGCGTCTCCTGAAGGATGAAGATATGACCAAAGTAGAGTTTGAGACCAGCGAGGAGGTGGACGTTACCCCTACGTTCGACACAATGGGCCTGCGAGAGGACCTGCTCCGCGGGATCTACGCGTACG GCTTTGAGAAACCGTCTGCAATCCAGCAGAGAGCCATTAAACAGATCATCAAGGGCAGGGATGTGATCGCACA GTCTCAGTCTGGCACAGGGAAGACTGCCACCTTCTGTATCTCAGTGCTCCAGTGCTTGGATATCCAG GTTCGAGAAACCCAAGCTCTTATTTTGGCACCAACCAGAGAATTGGCTGGTCAAATCCAGAAG GTACTCCTGGCTTTGGGTGACTTCATGAATGTCCAGTGCCATTCCTGCATTGGAGGGACAAATGTAGGAGAAGATATCAGGAAGCTGGATTATGGTCAGCATGTCGTGGCTGGTACTCCAGGTCGTGTGTTTG ACATGATCCGTAGACGCAGTTTGAGGACCCGGGCTATCAAGATGCTTGTTCTGGATGAGGCGGATGAAATGTTGAACAAAG GTTTCAAGGAGCAGATCTACGATGTGTACAGGTACCTGCCTCCTGCTACACAGGTGGTTCTCATCAGCGCTACCCTGCCCCACGAGATCCTGGAGATGACCAACAAGTTCATGACAGACCCCATCCGCATCCTGGTGAAGCG CGATGAGTTGACGCTTGAGGGCATCAAGCAGTTCTTTGTGGCTGTGGAGAGGGAGGAATGGAAGTTTGACACACTGTGCGACCTGTACGACACGCTCACCATCACACAGGCCGTCATCTTCTGCAACACCAAGAGGAAG GTGGACTGGCTGACGGAGAAAATGAGGGAAGCCAACTTCACTGTGTCCTCCATGCATGGAGACATGCCCCAGAAGGAGAGGGATTCCATCATGAAGGAATTCAGATCTGGAGCCAG CCGTGTGCTCATCTCCACAGACGTGTGGGCCAGAGGCCTGGATGTCCCACAGGTGTCCCTCATCATCAACTACGACCTGCCCAATAACCGCGAGTTGTACATTCACAG AATTGGCCGATCAGGTCGCTATGGACGCAAGGGTGTTGCCATCAACTTTGTGAAGAATGATGACATTCGCATCCTTCGTGACATTGAACAGTACTACTCCACACAAATAGATGAAATGCCAATGAATG TTGCTGACCTGATCTGA